Proteins co-encoded in one Quercus robur chromosome 8, dhQueRobu3.1, whole genome shotgun sequence genomic window:
- the LOC126695405 gene encoding BTB/POZ domain-containing protein At3g22104 isoform X3, with translation MSRFCYNNGKTQISPYNICLLHCAAQFMEMNNSISGTHNLLEQTDKSLKEINYWTWSEHLIALKQCQDLLPDVNSSVILQKCLDSLVGRLALTNEASPCPSTSSPDSSGFRFSCDTKSTESVKTSSSRATWWYEDLLILSPNLVEMLVKSMVERKFNHVIISRFLFYYHKSKFYTATSDEKRKIVETVIDMLYTLDWSSVSYKSLFGILRVSMSLNINKSCKNKLESMIGSQLDQATLDNLLVPSPYGINYLYDVNLVLRFLKAFLNGRSSQLSAIRLRKVASLMDLYMAEVAPDPCLKPSKFQAIAMALPDSARDSCDELYRAMDMYLEVHAGLPDEEKLKICCALNYEKLSAEIYIHLSQNTKFPSKATVQGVVSQQYKLKSLLQGTNISQQDTDLSCTSIEIRSKGKKDETSEQVVLYAGKLDVISDNEKLKAHLQGMQWRVMELEKVCRKMQTQMAKIMKSRVSSHGHSRSLPRLCS, from the exons ATATGCCTCCTGCATTGTGCTGCCCAATTCATGGAAATGAACAATTCCATCTCTGGAACCCATAATTTATTAGAACAAACAGATAAATCACTTAAAGAGATCAACTATTGGACATGGTCTGAgcatttgattgctttgaagcAATGTCAGGATCTTCTTCCAGATGTGAATTCTTCAGTCATACTTCAGAAATGCTTGGATTCTCTTGTTGGCAGGCTGGCTTTGACTAATGAAGCAAGTCCATGTCCATCTACTTCTTCCCCGGACAGCTCTGGGTTTCGGTTTTCTTGCGACACTAAAAGCACTGAAAGTGTAAAGACCAGCTCCTCTCGAGCAACTTGGTGGTATGAAGATCTTTTGATTCTGAGTCCTAATCTGGTTGAAATGTTGGTAAAATCAATGGTCGAACGAAAATTTAACCATGTTATCATTAGTAGGTTCCTCTTTTATTATCATAAGTCAAAGTTTTATACTGCCACATCTGATGAGAAGCGAAAAATTGTAGAAACTGTGATTGATATGCTTTATACTCTTGATTGGAGCTCTGTTTCTTACAAGAGTTTATTTGGGATTCTTCGAGTTTCTATGAGTTTGAACATAAACAAAAGCTGCAAGAATAAATTGGAGAGTATGATTGGTTCACAGTTGGATCAAGCAACATTAGATAATCTGCTTGTTCCTTCTCCCTATGGGATTAATTACTTATACGATGTGAATCTTGTCCTGAGATTTCTGAAAGCATTTCTAAATGGAAGAAGCAGTCAATTATCTGCTATACGATTGAGGAAAGTTGCAAGCCTGATGGATTTGTATATGGCAGAAGTAGCCCCAGATCCTTGTTTAAAACCTTCAAAGTTCCAGGCTATAGCCATGGCCCTGCCTGATTCAGCTAGGGACTCTTGTGACGAACTTTACCGAGCTATGGACATGTATCTAGAG GTACATGCAGGATTGCCAGATGAAGAAAAGTTAAAGATATGTTGTGCATTGAATTATGAGAAGCTCTCAGCTGAAATTTACATACACCTTTCTCAGAACACAAAATTTCCATCAAAAGCTACTGTCCAAGGTGTTGTTTCTCAGCAGTACAAACTCAAAAGCTTACTCCAAGGAACAAACATTTCTCAACAGGACACTGATTTGTCCTGTACTTCGATTGAAATTAGAAGCAAGGGAAAGAAAGATGAAACCAGTGAACAAGTTGTGCTTTATGCTGGGAAACTTGATGTTATATCCGATAATGAGAAACTCAAAGCACATTTGCAAGGAATGCAATGGAGGGTAATGGAATTGGAAAAAGTTTGTAGAAAAATGCAAACGCAGATGGCAAAGATCATGAAATCAAGAGTATCAAGCCATGGTCATTCAAGATCCTTGCCCAGGCTTTGTTCATGA
- the LOC126696247 gene encoding uncharacterized protein LOC126696247, whose product MASLEIDAHSDSHNTQSTHANTNSNSESNASNPYFLNSNGNPGNTLVTQPMLGMRNYHSWSRAMVLALIAKKKIGFVNGKLPTPDVDSPLYEDWQSCNTMVLSWLINSMPANVFSSIMYCETTREMWLELKHLFSQGNGPKIYNL is encoded by the coding sequence ATGGCGTCCTTAGAGATTGATGCTCACTCTGATTCTCACAACACACAATCCACACATGCAAACACAAATTCCAATAGTGAATCCAATGCTTCTAATCCGTATTTTCTCAATTCCAATGGGAATCCAGGAAATACTCTTGTCACTCAGCCAATGCTAGGGATGAGAAACTATCATTCTTGGTCCAGAGCAATGGTGCTTGCTCTCATTGCCAAGAAGAAAATTGGCTTCGTGAATGGAAAGCTTCCAACGCCAGATGTTGATTCACCTCTATATGAGGATTGGCAAAGTTGCAATACCATGGTTTTGTCATGGTTGATTAATTCAATGCCTGCTAATGTCTTTAGCAGCATCATGTATTGCGAAACAACAAGAGAGATGTGGCTTGAGTTGAAGCATTTGTTTTCACAAGGAAATGGACCAAAGATCTACAACTTGTAG
- the LOC126695409 gene encoding tricyclene synthase EBOS, chloroplastic-like isoform X1 has protein sequence MALIHHFPLSHLCSFTHDLPKYAMKKSLLMHHHHHHHQFRCLASAPTSHDQDGRQSANYQPSIWSYDFVQSLKSDFVDEPYEDRVKKVEEDVKSMINDENADLVETLELIDDVQRLGLGHRFEKDIARALVKFASSKGCNERVEKSLHATALSFRLLRQHGYEVSQDVFNRFKDDSGNFEEFLGKDVKGMLSLYEASYLAFEGENLLDEALAFTRMHLKDLKRDVCKSIAEQISHALEVPLHHRMQRLEARWYIEAYGKREDANGVLLELAKLDFNIVQSVHQTELQEMSRWWKGMGLANKLSFSRDRLMECFFWTVGMAYEPQFSHLRKGLTKVTSLITAIDDVYDVYGNLDELELFTDAVERWDISVVKNLPNCMKLSFLALYNTVNEMAYDNLKENEEDSLPYLTKAWADMLKAFLQEAKWSYNKDVPAFRDYLDNAWVSVSGVVILVHTYFLLNQTVTKQPLGGLEKYHDLLRWPSMIFRLSNDLSTFAAELETGKTANAIHCYMRETSLSEKRACKDIRNMVERTWKKINEERVADSSFGEPFVEIAINLARIAQCTYQYGDGHGAPDERAKNKVLSLMIEPVSLI, from the exons ATGGCACTAATCCATCACTTCCCTTTGTCCCATTTGTGCTCCTTCACACATGACTTACCAAAATATGCCATGAAAAAATCTCTTCTTatgcaccaccaccaccaccaccaccaattcCGATGCTTGGCAAGTGCACCAACTTCACATGACCAAGATGGAAGACAATCCGCCAATTACCAGCCGAGCATTTGGAGTTACGACTTTGTGCAGTCCTTAAAGAGTGATTTTGTG GATGAACCATACGAAGATAGGGTAAAGAAAGTGGAAGAAGATGTGAAGAGTATGATTAATGATGAAAATGCGGACTTAGTGGAAACACTTGAACTAATTGATGATGTTCAACGATTAGGTTTGGGGCACCGCTTTGAGAAGGACATAGCAAGAGCCCTTGTAAAGTTTGCATCTTCCAAAGGTTGTAACGAGAGAGTAGAGAAGAGTCTGCACGCTACTGCTCTCAGCTTTAGGCTCCTCAGACAACATGGCTATGAGGTTTCTCAAG ATGTATTCAACAGATTCAAGGACGACAGTGGCAATTTCGAGGAATTCCTTGGAAAGGATGTTAAAGGAATGCTTAGTCTATATGAAGCCTCGTATCTTGCTTTTGAAGGAGAAAATCTCTTGGATGAGGCCCTGGCATTTACAAGAATGCATCTCAAGGACCTCAAAAGGGATGTATGTAAAAGCATCGCAGAACAAATAAGTCACGCATTGGAGGTTCCATTGCACCATAGAATGCAAAGGCTGGAAGCTCGATGGTATATTGAGGCATATGGTAAGAGGGAGGATGCCAATGGTGTTCTACTTGAACTTGCCAAGTTGGATTTTAACATTGTGCAATCAGTACATCAAACTGAACTTCAAGAAATGTCGAG GTGGTGGAAGGGTATGGGTCTAGCAAACAAGTTGAGCTTCAGTAGAGATAGACTGATGGAATGCTTCTTTTGGACCGTTGGAATGGCCTACGAACCTCAATTCAGTCATCTTCGTAAAGGGTTAACGAAAGTGACTTCTCTTATAACCGCCATTGATGATGTCTATGATGTTTACGGTAACCTGGATGAACTGGAGCTATTTACTGATGCCGTTGAAAG ATGGGATATCAGTGTGGTGAAAAATCTTCCCAACTGTATGAAATTGAGCTTCCTAGCTCTCTATAACACAGTTAATGAGATGGCATATGACAATCTTAAGGAGAATGAAGAAGACAGCCTTCCATACCTAACAAAAGCG TGGGCTGATATGTTAAAAGCTTTCCTACAAGAAGCAAAGTGGAGTTACAACAAAGATGTGCCAGCATTCAGGGACTATCTTGACAATGCATGGGTATCAGTATCTGGGGTTGTCATACTAGttcatacttattttttattgaaccaAACTGTCACAAAGCAACCACTTGGGGGCTTAGAAAAATACCACGATCTCTTACGTTGGCCATCCATGATTTTTCGACTCTCCAATGATTTGAGTACTTTCGCG GCAGAGTTAGAGACAGGTAAAACTGCAAATGCAATCCATTGCTACATGCGTGAAACTAGTCTTTCAGAGAAACGTGCTTGCAAAGACATCAGAAATATGGTTGAGAGAACTTGGAAAAAGATAAATGAAGAGCGAGTAGCTGATTCTTCATTTGGAGAACCGTTTGTGGAAATAGCAATCAACCTTGCTCGGATTGCCCAATGCACATACCAGTACGGAGATGGGCATGGGGCCCCAGATGAGAGAGCGAAGAACAAAGTATTATCATTGATGATAGAACCTGTTTCACTAATTTAG
- the LOC126695409 gene encoding tricyclene synthase TPS4, chloroplastic-like isoform X2 encodes MALIHHFPLSHLCSFTHDLPKYAMKKSLLMHHHHHHHQFRCLASAPTSHDQDGRQSANYQPSIWSYDFVQSLKSDFVDEPYEDRVKKVEEDVKSMINDENADLVETLELIDDVQRLGLGHRFEKDIARALVKFASSKGCNERVEKSLHATALSFRLLRQHGYEVSQDVFNRFKDDSGNFEEFLGKDVKGMLSLYEASYLAFEGENLLDEALAFTRMHLKDLKRDVCKSIAEQISHALEVPLHHRMQRLEARWYIEAYGKREDANGVLLELAKLDFNIVQSVHQTELQEMSRWWKGMGLANKLSFSRDRLMECFFWTVGMAYEPQFSHLRKGLTKVTSLITAIDDVYDVYGNLDELELFTDAVERWDISVVKNLPNCMKLSFLALYNTVNEMAYDNLKENEEDSLPYLTKAAELETGKTANAIHCYMRETSLSEKRACKDIRNMVERTWKKINEERVADSSFGEPFVEIAINLARIAQCTYQYGDGHGAPDERAKNKVLSLMIEPVSLI; translated from the exons ATGGCACTAATCCATCACTTCCCTTTGTCCCATTTGTGCTCCTTCACACATGACTTACCAAAATATGCCATGAAAAAATCTCTTCTTatgcaccaccaccaccaccaccaccaattcCGATGCTTGGCAAGTGCACCAACTTCACATGACCAAGATGGAAGACAATCCGCCAATTACCAGCCGAGCATTTGGAGTTACGACTTTGTGCAGTCCTTAAAGAGTGATTTTGTG GATGAACCATACGAAGATAGGGTAAAGAAAGTGGAAGAAGATGTGAAGAGTATGATTAATGATGAAAATGCGGACTTAGTGGAAACACTTGAACTAATTGATGATGTTCAACGATTAGGTTTGGGGCACCGCTTTGAGAAGGACATAGCAAGAGCCCTTGTAAAGTTTGCATCTTCCAAAGGTTGTAACGAGAGAGTAGAGAAGAGTCTGCACGCTACTGCTCTCAGCTTTAGGCTCCTCAGACAACATGGCTATGAGGTTTCTCAAG ATGTATTCAACAGATTCAAGGACGACAGTGGCAATTTCGAGGAATTCCTTGGAAAGGATGTTAAAGGAATGCTTAGTCTATATGAAGCCTCGTATCTTGCTTTTGAAGGAGAAAATCTCTTGGATGAGGCCCTGGCATTTACAAGAATGCATCTCAAGGACCTCAAAAGGGATGTATGTAAAAGCATCGCAGAACAAATAAGTCACGCATTGGAGGTTCCATTGCACCATAGAATGCAAAGGCTGGAAGCTCGATGGTATATTGAGGCATATGGTAAGAGGGAGGATGCCAATGGTGTTCTACTTGAACTTGCCAAGTTGGATTTTAACATTGTGCAATCAGTACATCAAACTGAACTTCAAGAAATGTCGAG GTGGTGGAAGGGTATGGGTCTAGCAAACAAGTTGAGCTTCAGTAGAGATAGACTGATGGAATGCTTCTTTTGGACCGTTGGAATGGCCTACGAACCTCAATTCAGTCATCTTCGTAAAGGGTTAACGAAAGTGACTTCTCTTATAACCGCCATTGATGATGTCTATGATGTTTACGGTAACCTGGATGAACTGGAGCTATTTACTGATGCCGTTGAAAG ATGGGATATCAGTGTGGTGAAAAATCTTCCCAACTGTATGAAATTGAGCTTCCTAGCTCTCTATAACACAGTTAATGAGATGGCATATGACAATCTTAAGGAGAATGAAGAAGACAGCCTTCCATACCTAACAAAAGCG GCAGAGTTAGAGACAGGTAAAACTGCAAATGCAATCCATTGCTACATGCGTGAAACTAGTCTTTCAGAGAAACGTGCTTGCAAAGACATCAGAAATATGGTTGAGAGAACTTGGAAAAAGATAAATGAAGAGCGAGTAGCTGATTCTTCATTTGGAGAACCGTTTGTGGAAATAGCAATCAACCTTGCTCGGATTGCCCAATGCACATACCAGTACGGAGATGGGCATGGGGCCCCAGATGAGAGAGCGAAGAACAAAGTATTATCATTGATGATAGAACCTGTTTCACTAATTTAG